Proteins found in one Solitalea lacus genomic segment:
- a CDS encoding diphthine--ammonia ligase: MIKTKAALFWSGGKDSAFSLYKILNDHPQIELSCLVTTINEEYKRISMHGVREDLLDQQAQSIGIPLKKMYVPATCTNEDYETVLLGLFKQLKQEGITTIIYGDIFLDDLKIYREKLLEKADLQGCFPLWKKNTSTLVKDFIDKGFRTIICCVKSELLNKEQSGKEIDTTYINSLPETVDPCGENGEFHSFCFDGPIFTKPINFEIGETIFKPYSTKTTEGTFQHGFWFTDLIPVH; encoded by the coding sequence ATGATAAAAACGAAAGCAGCCTTATTCTGGAGTGGAGGAAAAGATTCGGCTTTTTCCCTTTACAAAATCCTGAATGATCATCCTCAAATTGAATTGTCTTGTTTAGTTACCACTATCAATGAAGAATATAAACGAATTTCAATGCATGGAGTTCGAGAGGATCTACTTGACCAACAAGCCCAGAGCATTGGCATTCCGTTAAAAAAAATGTACGTGCCGGCTACCTGTACTAATGAAGATTATGAAACTGTACTACTTGGCTTATTTAAACAGCTAAAACAAGAAGGTATTACTACCATTATTTATGGAGATATCTTCTTAGATGATCTGAAAATTTACAGGGAGAAGCTATTAGAAAAAGCAGACCTTCAAGGTTGTTTTCCGCTTTGGAAAAAGAACACAAGTACATTAGTTAAAGACTTTATTGACAAAGGTTTTCGAACCATTATCTGTTGCGTAAAATCAGAACTGCTAAATAAAGAACAGTCAGGCAAGGAGATTGATACCACTTATATAAACTCGTTGCCAGAAACAGTAGACCCTTGCGGTGAGAATGGTGAATTCCACAGTTTTTGTTTTGATGGCCCCATCTTTACTAAACCAATAAATTTTGAAATAGGCGAAACGATTTTTAAACCCTACAGCACAAAAACAACCGAAGGAACTTTTCAACATGGCTTTTGGTTCACCGATTTAATTCCTGTTCACTAA